A genomic stretch from Chitinophaga agri includes:
- the tnpC gene encoding IS66 family transposase, whose translation MRPELITSITDALQQVSTLTMANAYLSESVSRERITFGKIIYDLNNQLEAKQEECVKLNKYFHQAHKIMLDREQIIKDLEERILILEKANAEMREKAEAGLRKEVQLREFCDILMGKKSEKFIPESAVVNVAIQQTLGAEFDVQELEEIISVAVTPACVQQANHEIIKGNRKRKRYQAHLGRRVQPSWLEVQTETIDISIDKTGLKPTGKKVTTFYDYPPGKIIKVQQEHLQYINDEKQIICEPVKPRMVEKGTAGNRLLAYLHSRRFGYRDPYYRQLRFIKNTTGVDFAASTVDGWEEICYKKLQRLLRCLWKVIMQSKYIKADKTKLKYLSDVGKGKPSNGWLWVFLSPEHKLVLFEFNPSRSQHIPAEVLKDFKGILQTDGLGSYTAAFKNNDEVTMMSCLVHIRRGFRKAEAYDKKLVAEVLTLFNVIYRIEAYADKNKSTPDQRLQLRQKYTVQFLNKIKSGLLHQQNQGHLPGTPIAKAVNYALGQWPRLRAFTENGYVDPDNSGAERVIRPVTIFHKNLMFAGNEHGAERVALFYSLIESCHLNNIDPFTYLCDIYDSLHDCPANQLINLLPHNWKKKG comes from the coding sequence GTGCGCCCCGAATTAATTACTTCCATCACAGATGCTTTACAACAGGTCTCCACCTTAACAATGGCAAATGCCTACTTGTCAGAATCTGTGTCCCGGGAACGGATTACGTTTGGAAAAATCATCTACGACCTGAATAACCAACTGGAAGCAAAGCAAGAAGAATGTGTCAAACTGAATAAGTATTTTCATCAGGCACATAAAATCATGCTGGATAGGGAACAAATAATCAAAGACCTGGAAGAAAGGATTTTGATCCTTGAAAAGGCAAATGCTGAAATGAGAGAGAAGGCAGAAGCAGGATTACGAAAGGAAGTTCAGTTAAGGGAATTCTGTGATATATTGATGGGAAAGAAATCCGAGAAATTTATACCTGAATCAGCGGTTGTCAATGTTGCTATTCAGCAAACGCTGGGCGCTGAATTTGATGTGCAGGAGTTAGAAGAGATTATCAGCGTAGCAGTTACTCCTGCTTGTGTACAGCAAGCAAACCATGAAATAATCAAAGGCAATCGGAAGAGGAAAAGATACCAGGCACATCTTGGGAGAAGAGTTCAGCCTTCATGGCTAGAGGTTCAAACTGAGACTATAGATATCAGTATTGATAAAACGGGCCTCAAACCAACGGGCAAAAAGGTGACTACCTTTTATGATTATCCACCAGGAAAAATCATCAAAGTCCAGCAGGAGCACCTTCAATATATCAATGATGAGAAGCAGATCATCTGTGAGCCTGTAAAGCCGCGCATGGTAGAAAAAGGTACCGCAGGCAACAGATTGCTTGCATACCTTCATAGCCGCCGTTTTGGATATCGAGACCCTTACTACCGCCAGCTGAGATTTATCAAAAACACGACGGGTGTAGACTTTGCAGCATCGACGGTAGATGGTTGGGAAGAAATCTGTTATAAAAAACTTCAACGATTACTACGGTGCCTTTGGAAGGTCATTATGCAATCAAAATATATCAAGGCAGATAAGACGAAACTGAAGTACCTAAGCGATGTAGGCAAAGGGAAGCCATCTAATGGGTGGCTTTGGGTGTTCCTGTCACCAGAACACAAGCTAGTCTTGTTTGAATTTAACCCGTCAAGAAGCCAACATATACCAGCCGAAGTATTGAAGGATTTTAAAGGCATACTCCAGACTGATGGTCTCGGGTCATATACTGCTGCTTTTAAAAATAACGATGAAGTTACCATGATGAGTTGCCTGGTCCACATCCGTCGCGGGTTCAGGAAGGCAGAGGCGTATGACAAAAAACTTGTAGCAGAAGTACTCACACTCTTCAATGTTATCTACCGGATAGAAGCCTATGCCGATAAGAATAAATCTACTCCGGATCAGCGATTGCAACTTCGTCAGAAATATACCGTCCAGTTCCTGAACAAAATCAAATCAGGGTTACTTCACCAGCAAAATCAGGGTCATCTGCCAGGAACGCCTATCGCAAAAGCTGTCAATTACGCGCTGGGCCAATGGCCACGTTTAAGAGCATTTACAGAAAATGGATACGTCGATCCAGATAATAGCGGCGCCGAGAGGGTAATCCGACCTGTTACTATCTTCCATAAGAACTTAATGTTCGCAGGCAATGAACATGGAGCCGAACGTGTAGCTTTATTTTACTCTCTGATTGAATCCTGCCATCTCAATAACATCGACCCGTTTACCTACCTCTGTGATATCTACGATAGTCTGCATGACTGCCCTGCAAATCAGCTGATCAACTTATTACCTCACAACTGGAAGAAGAAAGGATAA
- the tnpB gene encoding IS66 family insertion sequence element accessory protein TnpB (TnpB, as the term is used for proteins encoded by IS66 family insertion elements, is considered an accessory protein, since TnpC, encoded by a neighboring gene, is a DDE family transposase.), with translation MLSLAGYNFYLYTHNTDMRMGINGLSGIVRNIMNQDPLNRGVIYLFFNGRRTQVKMLVFEGDGHALYNKD, from the coding sequence ATGTTGTCTCTGGCAGGTTATAATTTTTATTTGTATACGCACAATACCGATATGCGAATGGGTATAAATGGTTTATCCGGAATAGTGCGTAACATAATGAATCAGGATCCATTAAATCGTGGAGTAATCTACTTGTTCTTCAATGGCAGGCGTACCCAGGTAAAGATGCTCGTTTTTGAGGGTGATGGCCATGCCCTTTACAATAAAGATTAG
- the tnpA gene encoding IS66 family insertion sequence element accessory protein TnpA has product MKEIVSNYPCSGKTIKEYCAANKIKVKTFYYWLCK; this is encoded by the coding sequence ATGAAGGAGATTGTCAGTAATTACCCCTGTTCTGGCAAAACAATTAAAGAGTACTGCGCTGCCAATAAAATCAAAGTGAAGACCTTCTATTATTGGCTCTGCAAGTAA
- a CDS encoding alpha/beta hydrolase family protein — protein sequence MKDDTFVLINSTYDLWKADPNAKVSPIVLTDGEKNNTLFYAVEKDPSGSLVDKQSEILLTAFNLDNKNFGFCKFNPYTGRSVLLSLEARYSGHLQDLYTHFGEEDLIRSSNGKAFLVRREKADSEPNYYFSQDLRYFSALSDIQPHKQFNWLKAELCTYKDQAGNNLQGVLYKPENFDSAKSYPVIFNIYETKSNLLNNFDKPVLAVADFSIPILVSNGYVVFLPDIAGRSKYSGDGALNSVNAAIDFMSNFSWVNTAKLALVGHSFGGFETNYIITHSKRFAAAVSGAGISDMIRLASGIWGDGDSQQSFAQTTYLMMESTLADDPDTYIRNSPILSSKNVTAPLLFMHNDGDGSVNFEQTRSFFIVLRDLNKPCWWINYRGQSHGVSGETNQYDFNKKVWEFLDHYLKDKPMPEWMKEHI from the coding sequence TTGAAAGATGATACATTTGTACTAATTAATTCTACTTATGACTTGTGGAAGGCTGATCCTAATGCAAAAGTATCCCCAATAGTATTAACTGATGGAGAGAAGAATAATACTTTGTTCTATGCTGTTGAAAAAGATCCATCTGGTTCCCTAGTCGATAAACAATCAGAAATATTATTAACTGCATTTAATCTTGATAATAAGAATTTTGGATTTTGTAAGTTTAACCCTTATACCGGTCGATCTGTTCTTCTATCTTTGGAAGCAAGGTATTCAGGACATTTGCAGGACTTGTATACTCATTTTGGAGAAGAGGATTTAATTCGTTCATCCAATGGAAAGGCATTTTTGGTAAGACGGGAGAAGGCCGATTCTGAACCGAATTATTACTTCAGTCAGGATTTACGATATTTTTCTGCATTGTCTGATATACAGCCACACAAGCAATTTAATTGGCTAAAGGCGGAATTATGTACCTATAAAGATCAGGCAGGAAATAACCTACAGGGAGTATTGTATAAGCCAGAAAATTTCGATTCCGCTAAAAGCTATCCTGTGATTTTTAACATCTATGAAACGAAAAGTAACCTTCTTAATAATTTTGATAAACCGGTTTTGGCTGTTGCCGATTTTTCAATTCCCATATTGGTAAGTAATGGATATGTCGTTTTCTTGCCCGACATAGCAGGCAGGAGCAAGTATAGCGGAGATGGAGCATTAAATTCGGTGAATGCAGCAATTGACTTTATGTCTAATTTTTCATGGGTAAATACAGCGAAGCTGGCCTTAGTAGGCCATAGTTTTGGTGGTTTTGAGACTAATTATATTATAACACACTCTAAAAGGTTTGCTGCTGCAGTTTCTGGCGCTGGTATTAGTGACATGATCAGATTAGCGAGCGGCATTTGGGGTGATGGTGATAGTCAACAAAGTTTTGCTCAAACGACTTATTTGATGATGGAATCAACTTTAGCTGATGATCCGGATACTTATATTAGAAACTCCCCCATTCTTTCTTCAAAGAACGTGACCGCCCCACTGTTATTTATGCATAATGATGGCGATGGAAGTGTGAATTTTGAACAAACAAGATCTTTCTTTATTGTATTGCGTGATTTAAATAAGCCGTGTTGGTGGATAAATTATAGGGGTCAAAGTCATGGAGTGAGCGGAGAAACTAATCAGTATGATTTCAACAAAAAAGTATGGGAATTTTTAGACCACTACCTCAAAGACAAGCCGATGCCTGAATGGATGAAAGAGCATATATAG
- a CDS encoding MFS transporter, producing MQNIQTNKLFWASCLALLVTSLSFGIRAGMMTQLGLDFNLNATQLGTITATAFWGFPLAIVIGGMIVDIIGMKRLLVGAFLFHLTGIVLTIFAQGYWALFFSTLLIGIANGTVEAACNPLVATLYPKEKTTRLNYFHLWFPGGIVIGTLIVTLFLKLNLGWQLQVATMLIPTAVYGFLFSKLDFPPTERVSSGYSSGDMYRAVLSPLFLFMLVCMLMTAITELFTGQWIGMLLKNVTSNALLLLTLTTGIMVVGRAFAKPIVKKLAPQGVLLFSAIFAAAGLYMLSTFTGSSVFFAAVIFGIGVCYFWPTMIGFVAENIPQSGALGLNLMGGAGMFAVSIYTMFMGGFYDGLIVKHLPAGATLQTYSTAVEGTPEAAALAAARNLAGPEVLQVTLILPVILIIAFTCLVVYMRSRKTRQLATA from the coding sequence ATGCAAAACATCCAAACGAACAAGCTGTTCTGGGCGAGCTGCCTGGCTTTATTAGTGACCTCTCTCTCCTTCGGCATCCGGGCCGGCATGATGACCCAGTTAGGGTTAGATTTTAACCTGAATGCAACGCAGCTGGGTACTATTACTGCGACTGCGTTCTGGGGATTTCCACTGGCGATCGTGATCGGCGGAATGATCGTTGACATTATTGGTATGAAACGCCTGCTTGTAGGTGCTTTTCTTTTTCACCTGACGGGCATTGTACTCACGATCTTTGCACAGGGTTACTGGGCGCTTTTCTTCTCTACGCTGCTGATCGGTATTGCCAATGGTACGGTAGAAGCAGCGTGTAATCCGCTGGTGGCTACATTGTATCCAAAGGAAAAGACCACCCGGCTGAATTATTTCCATCTCTGGTTCCCGGGCGGTATCGTCATTGGTACGTTAATCGTGACCCTGTTCCTTAAACTGAATCTGGGCTGGCAATTGCAGGTAGCGACCATGCTGATCCCGACCGCTGTCTATGGCTTCCTGTTTTCAAAACTTGATTTTCCCCCTACCGAAAGGGTCTCGTCCGGTTACTCCAGCGGAGACATGTACAGAGCCGTGCTTTCGCCGCTGTTCCTCTTCATGCTTGTTTGTATGCTGATGACAGCCATTACAGAACTGTTCACAGGTCAGTGGATAGGTATGTTACTAAAAAATGTGACCAGTAATGCCCTGCTCCTGCTTACGCTGACGACAGGCATCATGGTGGTGGGCAGGGCTTTTGCCAAGCCAATAGTTAAGAAACTGGCGCCACAGGGTGTATTGTTGTTCTCAGCTATATTTGCTGCGGCAGGGCTTTATATGCTGAGCACCTTTACAGGAAGTTCGGTATTCTTTGCTGCGGTGATCTTTGGTATTGGCGTATGTTACTTCTGGCCTACCATGATCGGGTTTGTGGCGGAGAACATCCCGCAGTCCGGCGCACTGGGGCTTAACCTGATGGGAGGAGCAGGCATGTTTGCAGTATCTATCTACACGATGTTCATGGGCGGATTTTATGATGGGCTCATTGTAAAACATCTTCCGGCAGGCGCTACCCTGCAAACCTATTCGACGGCCGTGGAGGGAACGCCTGAAGCGGCTGCGCTGGCAGCAGCAAGGAACCTCGCAGGCCCGGAAGTACTGCAGGTGACGCTGATACTACCGGTTATTCTGATCATTGCATTCACGTGCCTGGTGGTGTATATGAGATCAAGAAAAACCAGGCAACTGGCCACTGCATAG